The sequence below is a genomic window from Patescibacteria group bacterium.
CGGAAACCTCTCCCACCAATTGCTTCTCAATTCCTTTTACGGTAATAACATTTTTCTCCACAGAGGCTGCAATACCCTTTGGTATAGAAAAAGACACGGGATGCGAGAAACCTAGATTCAAATTAATCTTATCGCCCTCCACCGCGGCGCGATATCCTACTCCATTTATTTCCAATCGTTTCTCATACCCTTGGGTAACCCCTATAATCATATTCTCGATGAGGCGCGCGCTTAATCCCCAAAGCGCCTTATCATTTTTCAATTCTGGGTCATTTACGTTCACCACAAGAGTGCTCCCTTCGCTTTTTACGCGCACGTGCGGATGGAGGGTTATGGAAAGTTCGCCCTTTGGCCCTTTCACGGAAATGGTCTGCTCCTTGATGTCAGTAGTCACCTCGGGGGGGACGCTTATGGGTTTTTTGCCTATTCTGGACATAACTTATAACAACAATGACCAATGATCAAGATCCAATGACCAATCAATGACATAATACCCGAATGCCCGAATGTTTGGGATTTTGGATTTGGGATTTATTTGGAAATTGGTCATTGGGACTTGGGATTTCATAATGTTACCATACTTCACACAATACCTCTCCTCCCAGTCTTTCTCTGCGCGCTTGGTTGTTCGTCATTACGCCCTTGGGGGTAGAGAGAATCGCAATGCCATAATTGTTCTGTACGCGCGGGAGTTCGCTATGGCCGCAGTAGACCCGTTTTCCGGGTTTCGAAATCTTCTGGATATTCAAAATAGACGCCTTCCCCTCTTCGGTATACCGAAGAACGATCCGTATCTGATCAGGGATGAAATGGCCGCGGCGGCGCGACGCACTGCCCGGGACCCGCTCCGCCTTCGCCACGTAGTTCTCGCTGAAAAGAATCTGGGCGATGGATAATTTAATGGCGGAATAAGGCGCCAGCACCTCAGATTTTTTCGCCATCTGAGCGTTCCGTATGCGTGTAATCATGTCTGCGATAGGATCGGTCATCATACCTTAATGTGAAATTTAAAAATCAAAAATCAAATATTAAAATGTTGGTATTCCGTCCCGCAATTGCGGGACTCCATAATTTTGCATTTTGAGATTTGTCCCGCACTTTATTATTAAACTCAGTGGCATGCGGGATCCCGCCTCTGCGGTGACATTTTGCATTCATACAATCATTACCACGATGATTTCCTGACACCGGGGACCTGGCCGGCGTTCGCAAGCTCCCTGAAACATATGCGGCAAAGCTCAAAATCGCGCATATAACCGCGGTGTCTTCCGCAACGCCAGCATCGGTTCACGATACGCGTCGAAAACTTTGGTTTCCTCTTTGATTTTTCCTGCTGTGCTTCAGTAGCCATACCCGCCTAAATTTTGCACCAGTCTGGTGCACTTAATTTCTTAATAACGATTACTCGACCTATTGTATCTCACTATTGTTCCTGCCCGCAAAACTTAGGCGGGCATACTCTTTATTTCTCCTGCTGGAATGGGAACCCCAACAACTTAAAGAATACAAATCCCTCATCTCTTGTCCTCGCCGTACAATGGATGCTCACTTCAAGCCCATGGATCCGTTCCACTTCATCTGGGCGTATTTCCGGAAATGCGAGGTGCTCACGGAATCCTATCGTAAGATTGCCGGATTGGTCAACTGCCGATGCGGGAAGGCCGCGAAAATCATGAATACGCGGCAAAGCGACTGATATAAGCTTATAGAGAAAATCTTCCATGCGTTTCCCTCTCAAGGTAACCTTGGCGCCCACGGTTTGCCCCTCCCGTATTTTGAATGCCGCGATTGATTTCTTCGCCTTGGTCCATACCGGCTTCTGCCCGGTGATCCTCGTAAGCGTGTCTGCGACAGTATTGACATGCTTTTCATCGCTCTTGTTGCGTCCAATACCCACATTCAAACTTACCTTCATAATGCGCGGCACCGCAAGCGCGTTCGCATAGCCAAACTGTTTCATCATTTCAGGGAGTACTTTTTGCTGATAATGCTCTTGAAAGGTCATACCCGCCTAAATTTTGCACCAGTCTGGTGCGATTAACTTCTTAATAACGATTACTCGACCTATTGTATCTCACTATTGTCCTGCCCGCAAAACTTAGGCGAGCATACTCCTTATTGTTTATATAAACGTTGCTTTGCATTTCTTGCATTGGCGTTTCTTCACCCCATCTTGGCCTAAAATCTTCCCGAGCCGGCTTAAAGCGCTACAGGAGGGGCACACCACTATGACATTAGATACCGCGATCGGGGCGGGATAAAGTATGCGCTGCCCCTTATTGCTCCCCCGCGCGCGAAGATGCTTGGACCTTGTATTCAATCCCTCTACCACCACAAGGCGCTCTTCGGGGAATACTTGCAGAACCTTCCCTGTTTTGCCTTTATCCTTCCCGCTCATGACCTTTACATTGTCATTTTTTCGAACTTTCATACCCAGTATATCAACATCCAACGCCAAACATGGCTAGGATTGTAGTATTCTCTTGCATGGTTGCGACCTTGGGGTGTTGATGCATAAATCTATGTGAAGATAACGTTTGGCGATCCGTGAGGGAGGCATGGAGATTCCTCTCAACGCTTCTACCAGAATCCTTTATATCATATGTTCTTTCTTTACTCAAAAGATTAGCCTCCCTCTTGGATGTTGTATTACTGGGCATATTCATTTTAATTACACAACTTCAGGCGCCAATGAGATTATTTTAGTAAAACCCCTTACGCGCAGTTCTCTAGCCACAGGTCCGAAAATACGCGTCCCCTTAGGCTCCTTTGTCTTGGCATCGACAATTACCCCCGCATTGTCATCAAACCTCACATACGTGCCGTCTTTCCGCCCGATCTCCTTGCGGGTACGCACGATGACTGCGTCGTACACCTCCCCTTTCTTGACTCCCGTATGCGGTTCCGCGAGCTTCACGGACACTTTCACGATATCGCCAATAGACGCGACGCGTTTCTTGTAACCGCCTTTCACGTGAATCACCTGGAGCTTTCTCGCGCCAGAGTTATCCGCAACGTTGAGCATTGTTCTGTGTTGGACCATAAAATCAAATCAAAAGTCAAAAATCAAATATCAAAATGTTGGTATTCCGCCCCGCTATCGCGGGGCTCCATAATTTTGAGTTTTGCATTTTGGATTTTGCATTATCATATTACTCTCCACCTCTTCTCCTTGGATAAAGGGCGGCATTCGACAAAGGACACCTTATCGCCCACATGGTACGCATTCTTTTCATCATGCACCTTAAAGGTATTGCTGGATCGTATGCGTTTTCCATATTTAGGATGCACCGTCACCCGATCAACGCGGACTACAATCGTCTTTTCCATCGCGTCTTTCACTACGATTCCCTTAAATTGCCTTTGTGTGGTATTCATGGAAGTATGCGTTACTTATTCTCGTGTGCAGCACGAGAGCGTGTAAGGGTAAGAATCCTTGCGATAGTGCGCCTTAACTGCCGCGCATCACGGGTATCCTTCTGCTGTCCTGCGGCGGTACGAAACTTGAAATCGGTCAATTTCCCTTGCAGTTCAGAAAGGGCCTTTCTTAATTCTTCCTCAGTTTTTTCCCTCAATTCCTTCATTTTCATACCCCGTATATCAACATCCAACGCCAAACGTGGCGACATTTGTAAAATTCACTTGAACAGTTGCGACCTTGGAATATTGTTGCATAGAAATGTGTGCATGAAGCGTTTGGCGATCGGTGAGGGAGGCCTGAAAATACCTTTCAAGGTAATCGCTTAAACTCCCTCATAACATTCGTTTTCCATCCTAACGGCTATGCCTCCCTCTTGGATGTTGTATTGCGGGGCATACGCTAGGTGTCTATTCGTTTTACAATCTTCGTCTTCATTGACATTTTATATCCCGCGTTCTTTAACGCTTTAAGGGATATCTCCTCACCCACGCCGTCTATTTCAAACAAAATCATGCCGGGCCTCACGTTTGCGACATAATGGTCAACCGTGCCTTTCCCGCTTCCCATGGGCACCTCTGAACCTTTTATGGTTATGGGCTTGTCGGGAAAAACACGTATCCACATCTTACCGCCTTTATGCAGATACCTTGAAATCGTCCTCCGGGCTGATTCGATCTGCCGGGAAGTTGCATACCCATGCGTCATCGCTTTCAAGCCCCATTCGCCGAAATTGATACGGTGAGTCCTTGTCGCATTCGCGCGCACGCTTCCCGCATGCCGATGCCACTTTCTATGTTTTACTTTCTTCGGAAACAACATACCATGTAAATGCAAAATGCAAAATAAAGGAATTACGTGCCGCCCTGCGGCACTCCATAATTTTGATCTTTGATTTTTGATCTTTGATTTTCGTCCGTATTAAACACTTCCCCATGGTTAACCCACACCTTCACTCCTACTGTCCCATACGTGGTCACCGCAACCGTTCTGCCAAATTCAATATCGATGCGCAAGGTGTGCATGGGGATTTTGCCCCGCGACAAGGTTTCATTCCGTGCGATCTCAGCGCCATCAAGCCTGCCGGAGAGCTCCACTTTTGCCCCTAGGACGCCACTGGTCTTCATAATTTGTTCCAGGGCCCTGCGCATCGTGCGGCGGAAAGGCAATCTCCGCTCAATCTCAAGCGCGATATTCTGGGCGACAATCTGCGCCGAGCCCGTAGGGTGTTCCACCTCTTTTATGGAAAGATTAAGCTTGGTGCCCTTCGTGCGTAAAAATTTCTTCTCAAGCGCCCTGCGGAGCTCTTCCGCGCCGCTCCCGCCGCGGCCAATGATGACGCCTGGTTTGCCCGTATGAAGCGTGATCGTCAGCATATTCGGATTCCGGTCGATCTCCACTTTCGCAACGCTTGCTTCACGAAGTTTCGTTTTTAAAAATTTGCGTATCTCCACATCCTGGCGGAGCAATTGCGCATAGCGGCGCCCGCGTGCGAACCACTTAGAGTCCCACGTTGATATAATGCCTAAACGAAATGCTCTTGGATGTACCTTTTGACCCATATTTAAATGAATAAACTCTAAATACTAAAATCTAAATTCCAAACAAATTCAAAATTCCAATTACAAAATTCAAAACACGTTTGAAATTTCGGCTATTTGGTATTGTTTGGGATTTGGGATTTCATAACCTTGCATTACTTAATCCTCTCTTTAACCTTTTCTTTCCCTATTGCCTCATGCTCTCCTTTACCGAGTCGTGCCACTCTCTCTCCCAACACCAAAATGACATGGCTGGTCCTGCGGAGGATGGGATTTGCGCGGCCCATCGCCCGCGGAAAAGTCCTTTTCAGTGAAGGCCCCCCGTCAACGCGTATCTCCTTCACGTAAAGATTGATAGACTCAAGGTGAAAATTATGTTTCGCGTTCGCTACACCTGATTCCACAAGCTTTTTCAAAGGCTTTGCGCTATGATGCGCATCAAACGAAAGGAGCGCAATTGCTTTAGTGGCATCGATCCCTTTTATGGTCTCAGCCACCAGCCGCACCTTCCTTGGCGCCATCCGGAGATACCTTAATTTTGCAGTGATGTCCATACCCGCCTAAATTTTGCACCAGTCTGGTGCACTTAATTTCTTAATAACGATTACTCGACCTATTGTATCTCACTATTGTTCCTGCCCGCAAAACTTAGGCGGGCTTTTCTTTCTCGTCAGGTTTCGTTTGTGCGACTTCTGTCTCCGCCTGTTTCGCTTCGATCTCTCTCTGCATGCGGCCGCCATGTCGCACAAATTTGCGGGTTAGGGAAAATTCCCCCAACCGATGCCCTACCATATTCTCCACCACGAGGACTGGCACATGGATTTTGCCGTTATGCACGCCAAACACAAAGCCAACCATTTCCGGGGTAATGACGCTCGCGCGCGCCCATGTTTTAATAACCGTTTTATCTCCGGATTTTAATGACTTCACGCGCTGCAAGAGTTTTTGATCTATGTAAGGCCCTTTTTTAAGTGAACGTGACATACCCGCCTAAATTTTGCACATTCTTTAAGTGCATTAATTGATTAATAATTCATTACTCGACATAGAGAATTACCATTTTAGCTACCCGCAAAACTTAGGCGGGCATACTCCATAATTTTGGACTTTGGAATTTGGTTTTTGGATTATCAACATATTAACTTCTTTTCTTAACGATAAACCTATTGGTCCATTTCCCTTTATTCCTGGTAGGAACGCCAAACGCGGGTTTCCCCCACGGAGTTTTGGGAAATTTCATGCCTATGGGATTGTGCCCTTCGCCTCCGCCGTGAGGATGGTCAACCGGGTTCATCGCCTTGCCGCGTACCTCTGGTCTCCACCCTAAATGACGCATACGGCCTGCCTTACCTAACCTCACTAAACGCTTATCAGGATTAGAAACTTGGCCCACTGAAGCGCATGCTTCTTTCGGAAAAAGCCGGATTTCCCCCGAGGGCAGCTTCACTTGGGCGAAATCCCCTTCCACGTTCATCACTATTGCATTCGTACCCGCGGATCGCACTATCTTTCCCCCTTGTCCAGGAACCAGTTCGATATTATACACCGGCTTACCGGTAGGGATATAAGAGAGGGGCATCCGGTTACCGGGGGTGGCTTCAATCTTGTGCATACTTGACATCACGGTAGTCCCCTGGTGAATATCCACCGGTGCGGGAATATAACGGCGTTCCTTATCAGGATATTCCACCAATGCGATTGCGCTTGTCCGATTCGGGTCATATTCTACCGCAATCACTTTCGCAGGCACATCGAATCGGTCTTGGCGAAAATCAATGATCCGGTACAACCGCTTATGGCCGCCTCCTCGATGCCGCACGGTGATTTTCCCTTGGGCATTCCTCCCCCCGCTCTTAGAAAGTGGGGTGACCAACGAACGCTCCGGCCGCTTGTCGGCAAAGCTTGTATGCGGAATGCTTGAGGCGCCGCGCCGTCCGGGACTTGTAGGTTTGTATAATTTTATAGCCATACCTTAATGGAAAATACCAAACTCTAAATCCTAAATAAATACAAAATTCGAAAATTCAAAAACAAAGTTTCGTCGTTTTTATTTTTTGGATTTGTTTAGAGTTTAGAATTTAGTGCTTAGGATTTATCACTTTGCTACGTCTTTGACGCTGTTGCTAATACATCAATAGTTTTGCCTTTTGGGAGTGTTACTATCGCCTTTTTGTACGATTTTGTATACCCATAGTGGCGCCCAAATCGAACTTTCTTGCCTTGATAATTTTGGATGTCAACGGATATTGGCCGCACCCCATAGGCTGCAGTGATTGCCTCTTTGACCGATCCCTTGGTTGCGCGCGTATGCACGACAAACACATACTGGCCGAGCGCCGCACAGCGTGTAGACTTTTCTGACACCACAGGCTTCAAGAGCACTGAACCTCCCTCGCGATACAGAGGATAATCTCTGGGCGCCTTGGACGCTTTGTTACCCTTCTTCGTCTCAGGCTCCTGCGCTTTCTGCTCATCTTTTTGAGGCGCTTTGTCCTTCGGCGCAGCCCTCTGCACTACTTCATGTTTTCGCTTAAATCGGTCAAAAAAACCCATACTCACTAATGATAAATCCTAAATACTAAACTCTAAATCCTAAATTGCTCCTGTTGGGTGCCGAACTTTGAATTTCGGTCATTAAGATTTATTTAGGATTTCTCCCGCTCCTTGATTTTTTCTTTCTAAGGTATGCGGGATCCCGCCTGAGCGGTGAGGATTTAGTGCTTTGTATTTATTCCTTCTTTTTACGCTTTACTCTGGTACGTTGCGCCAGGATTGGAATAACTCCCGGAACCATGAGAATCGTCCGGTATCCCGCCACATCTTCAATCGCGACATCATGAGCGCTCACGGTGCGCACGCCGGGCACATTCCTGCTGGCGCGTGTCATCACTGCAGAGGACGCCTCCGGGAATACCACCAGCAACTCCTGCCTCTCTTTCGGCAATTGCACGTGCTTCAAATCCTCAATGTGTGCGCGCATTTCACGCAACGCTGTCACAAACACCTTCGTTTTCGCTTCATTTAAAATAAATTCCTTTATCACCACGACATGCTTGGACTTGTATTGTGCGGAAAACGCCATTGCCAGCGCTTTTCGCGCGACCTTCACGTTCACCTTCCGCTCCCAATTGCGTTCATTCCGAGGGCCAAACACCACCCCGCCGCCTTTCCAAATGGGAGATCTGATAGAACCATGACGCGCGCGTCCGGTTCCTTTCTGGCGCCACGGTTTCTTCCCTCCCCCTCTCACTTCATCGCGCGTTTTGGTGTGTGCGGTTCCCGCGCGCGTGCTGGAAGCCCGGGAAATAAGCACCCTGTGAAGCAAGGATTTATCTACCTTCACGTCAAAAACCTCCGGAGGCAAATCAAGCTCCTCGGCAACGGTACCATCTAAATTGTAGACCTTGGCCTTCTCCATATTCACAATGCAAAATGTGTTAACCCTGAATAATAACCAAGCTGTTCCTCGCGCCCGGGAGCGCTCCTTTCACGTACATTAATCCTTGCTCCGGTTCAATTCTCACCACTTTCAATTTTTTCACGCTTACCCGCTCTCCCCCCATCCTCCCTGCCATCCTTGTTCCTTTAAAAACTCTTTGTACGCCGCCCGCGCCTATGCTCCCGGGCGCGCGGCCGCTGTCCTTATGGCCGTGGGAAGAAGGATGACCGTGAAAATGATGCCGCTTCACGACGCCCGCGAATCCTTTGCCTTTTGAAGTGCCTGCCACTGACACCGTGTCACCCGGCTGAAAAATGTCAATCGGAATCTCTTTGCCGCGTGAAATATCCTTCGCTTCCTCTGCGGTACACTGGAAGGAGCGAAGATACTGGAAATGCGGAAGGTCTTTGAGATGCCCTTGCATTGGCTTGGTGGGATGTTTCACTTTCCCGTATCCAAGTTGCACCTCGACCGTGTCTTCTGTACGGTTTCTCACCTGCGTCACCGCGCATCCGGAAACATTCACCGCAGTGACCGGTACCGCAGTGCCATCTTCCTCAAAGAATCGCGTCATATTTAATTTTCTCCCTAAAATCACCTTCATAAACTGGTAACACAAACTAAAAACGAATACCACAACCAATACGTTCAGGGAAGCGGTATTCGCATCGCCAACGAAATACTGGTGTGTTGTGCCTTAAATGGAAACCTCATCTATTGCGCGTTAGTACTATAGGAGGAGGTAACCCCGCATTTGCGGGGTCGGTCCCCAGAATACCTAACGACAATTGTTTGAAAAGAATCTACAACATTTTTATTTCGACATCTACGCCGGCGGGGAGATTCAAATTCATGAGCTCGTCCACCGTCTTTGGTTTTGGATCTATAATATCGATAAGACGCTTATGAACCCTTATTTCGTACTGCTCCCGCGAATTCTTATGCACAAACGCAGAACGAATAGTGGTATATTTCGTCTTTTCTGTCGGCAACGGCACCGGCCCTTTCAGCTGCGCGCCTGTCCTCTCTGCGGTTTCGATAATCGTGCGCGTCGACTGGTCCGCGATTTTATGGTCGTATGCCTTAATCTTAATCCGAATACGCTGCGGACCTTCCACTTCTTTCTCTACCGGCTTTGCCGTCTTTGCGTGAGTTGTAGGTTGTAATAGAGCCATCGCCTAAGAAATCAGATCAACAACGTTTATTTATAAATCTTAATTACCGCACCCGCGCCTACCGTGTGCCCGCCTTCGCGGATCGCGAACCGCTGCTTCTCTTCCAATGCGACCGCTTTCTGAAGCACTACCTTAATCTGTACGGTATCTCCGGGCATCACCATTTCAGTGCCTTCAGGAAGGATGACCTCGCCGGTCACGTCAGTGGTGCGGATATAGAACTGCGGCTTGTATCCCTTGAAGAATGGCGTATGGCGGCCTCCCTCATCCTTGGAGAGGATATAGACTTGCCCTTCAAACTCGGTATGGGGCGTGGTGGTGCCGGGCTTGGCAATAACCTGCCCGCGCTCGACATCTTCTTTCTTCAAACCCCTCATAAGGCATCCTGCATTGTCGCCCGCGCGCCCTTCATCCAGCGACTTGTTGAACATTTCTATTCCCGTAATGACGGTCTTCTGGGTTTCTCTCAAACCAACCACCTCGACCTCTTCGTTCACCTTAATAACGCCGCGCTCTACCCTCCCGGTCACGACGGTGCCGCGGCCTTCAATGGAAAAAATATCTTCGATCGGCATAAGGAATGGCTGGTCAACCGCCCGCACCGGCTCCGGAATGTATTCATCAAGCGTCTCCGCGAGTTTGAGCACGGCTTTAAAATTCTCGCCGTCTTTATTGCCCGCGTTTGCCTCTTCAAGCGCTTTGAGCGCTGAGCCCCGTATGATGGGGGTCGTTTCCCCGGGGAATTCATATTTCTTGAGAAGTTCCCTTACCTCTTCTTCCACTAAATCCACCAAGTCTTTGTCGTCGACTTGGTCCACTTTATTCAAGAAAACAATGATATAGGGAACGCCCACTTGCCGCGCGAGCAAGATGTGTTCGCGAGTCTGGGGCATGGGGCCGTCAGCGGCGGATACTACAAGAATAGCGCCATCCATTTGGGCAGCGCCTGTAATCATGTTTTTCACGTAGTCCGCGTGTCCCGGGCAGTCAATGTGCGCGTAGTGACGCTTCGCGGTTTCATATTCCACGTGCGCGGTGTTGATGGTAATGCCGCGCGCTTTCTCTTCCGGCGCATTGTCAATCTGATCAACACCCTTCTCCTGCGCGTTGAAACCTGCCACCTTCAGTACTTTCAGCATTGCGGCGGTCAAAGTCGTCTTGCCGTGGTCCACATGGCCAATGGTGCCGACGTTGATATGTGGTTTTGTGCGTTCGTATTTGCCTGCCATACGTGTTTAAATTAATGATACTAATAAATTAATTCCCTACTTTAATGTACTTCTGCGTGCATCTGCGTTACTTTCTGCGTATATCTGCTTCTATGCCTCATAAGATGCGGAAGAACACTGATAATGACGCAGAATAACGCAGAAAGATTGAAATTCCGATACAATAAATATTATGTTTCAAGACCTAAAGCGCTCGTCATAAAGAGAGTCTTTAAATACAGCCCTGATTGTAGCAAGATATTACCATTAATGCAAGGGTGTAATTTCCACGGTCTGGCGT
It includes:
- the rplF gene encoding 50S ribosomal protein L6 encodes the protein MSRIGKKPISVPPEVTTDIKEQTISVKGPKGELSITLHPHVRVKSEGSTLVVNVNDPELKNDKALWGLSARLIENMIIGVTQGYEKRLEINGVGYRAAVEGDKINLNLGFSHPVSFSIPKGIAASVEKNVITVKGIEKQLVGEVSAQIRALRPPEPYKGKGIKYEKEVIRRKAGKQVKAAGAGTGGK
- the rpsH gene encoding 30S ribosomal protein S8 → MMTDPIADMITRIRNAQMAKKSEVLAPYSAIKLSIAQILFSENYVAKAERVPGSASRRRGHFIPDQIRIVLRYTEEGKASILNIQKISKPGKRVYCGHSELPRVQNNYGIAILSTPKGVMTNNQARRERLGGEVLCEVW
- a CDS encoding type Z 30S ribosomal protein S14 codes for the protein MATEAQQEKSKRKPKFSTRIVNRCWRCGRHRGYMRDFELCRICFRELANAGQVPGVRKSSW
- the rplE gene encoding 50S ribosomal protein L5; this encodes MTFQEHYQQKVLPEMMKQFGYANALAVPRIMKVSLNVGIGRNKSDEKHVNTVADTLTRITGQKPVWTKAKKSIAAFKIREGQTVGAKVTLRGKRMEDFLYKLISVALPRIHDFRGLPASAVDQSGNLTIGFREHLAFPEIRPDEVERIHGLEVSIHCTARTRDEGFVFFKLLGFPFQQEK
- the rplX gene encoding 50S ribosomal protein L24 — its product is MKVRKNDNVKVMSGKDKGKTGKVLQVFPEERLVVVEGLNTRSKHLRARGSNKGQRILYPAPIAVSNVIVVCPSCSALSRLGKILGQDGVKKRQCKKCKATFI
- the rplN gene encoding 50S ribosomal protein L14, translating into MVQHRTMLNVADNSGARKLQVIHVKGGYKKRVASIGDIVKVSVKLAEPHTGVKKGEVYDAVIVRTRKEIGRKDGTYVRFDDNAGVIVDAKTKEPKGTRIFGPVARELRVRGFTKIISLAPEVV
- the rpsQ gene encoding 30S ribosomal protein S17; amino-acid sequence: MNTTQRQFKGIVVKDAMEKTIVVRVDRVTVHPKYGKRIRSSNTFKVHDEKNAYHVGDKVSFVECRPLSKEKRWRVI
- the rpmC gene encoding 50S ribosomal protein L29: MKMKELREKTEEELRKALSELQGKLTDFKFRTAAGQQKDTRDARQLRRTIARILTLTRSRAAHENK
- the rplP gene encoding 50S ribosomal protein L16, producing the protein MLFPKKVKHRKWHRHAGSVRANATRTHRINFGEWGLKAMTHGYATSRQIESARRTISRYLHKGGKMWIRVFPDKPITIKGSEVPMGSGKGTVDHYVANVRPGMILFEIDGVGEEISLKALKNAGYKMSMKTKIVKRIDT
- the rpsC gene encoding 30S ribosomal protein S3; this translates as MGQKVHPRAFRLGIISTWDSKWFARGRRYAQLLRQDVEIRKFLKTKLREASVAKVEIDRNPNMLTITLHTGKPGVIIGRGGSGAEELRRALEKKFLRTKGTKLNLSIKEVEHPTGSAQIVAQNIALEIERRLPFRRTMRRALEQIMKTSGVLGAKVELSGRLDGAEIARNETLSRGKIPMHTLRIDIEFGRTVAVTTYGTVGVKVWVNHGEVFNTDENQRSKIKDQNYGVPQGGT
- the rplV gene encoding 50S ribosomal protein L22; translated protein: MDITAKLRYLRMAPRKVRLVAETIKGIDATKAIALLSFDAHHSAKPLKKLVESGVANAKHNFHLESINLYVKEIRVDGGPSLKRTFPRAMGRANPILRRTSHVILVLGERVARLGKGEHEAIGKEKVKERIK
- the rpsS gene encoding 30S ribosomal protein S19, which codes for MSRSLKKGPYIDQKLLQRVKSLKSGDKTVIKTWARASVITPEMVGFVFGVHNGKIHVPVLVVENMVGHRLGEFSLTRKFVRHGGRMQREIEAKQAETEVAQTKPDEKEKPA
- the rplB gene encoding 50S ribosomal protein L2, yielding MAIKLYKPTSPGRRGASSIPHTSFADKRPERSLVTPLSKSGGRNAQGKITVRHRGGGHKRLYRIIDFRQDRFDVPAKVIAVEYDPNRTSAIALVEYPDKERRYIPAPVDIHQGTTVMSSMHKIEATPGNRMPLSYIPTGKPVYNIELVPGQGGKIVRSAGTNAIVMNVEGDFAQVKLPSGEIRLFPKEACASVGQVSNPDKRLVRLGKAGRMRHLGWRPEVRGKAMNPVDHPHGGGEGHNPIGMKFPKTPWGKPAFGVPTRNKGKWTNRFIVKKRS
- the rplW gene encoding 50S ribosomal protein L23; this translates as MGFFDRFKRKHEVVQRAAPKDKAPQKDEQKAQEPETKKGNKASKAPRDYPLYREGGSVLLKPVVSEKSTRCAALGQYVFVVHTRATKGSVKEAITAAYGVRPISVDIQNYQGKKVRFGRHYGYTKSYKKAIVTLPKGKTIDVLATASKT
- the rplD gene encoding 50S ribosomal protein L4, whose translation is MEKAKVYNLDGTVAEELDLPPEVFDVKVDKSLLHRVLISRASSTRAGTAHTKTRDEVRGGGKKPWRQKGTGRARHGSIRSPIWKGGGVVFGPRNERNWERKVNVKVARKALAMAFSAQYKSKHVVVIKEFILNEAKTKVFVTALREMRAHIEDLKHVQLPKERQELLVVFPEASSAVMTRASRNVPGVRTVSAHDVAIEDVAGYRTILMVPGVIPILAQRTRVKRKKKE
- the rplC gene encoding 50S ribosomal protein L3, which produces MKVILGRKLNMTRFFEEDGTAVPVTAVNVSGCAVTQVRNRTEDTVEVQLGYGKVKHPTKPMQGHLKDLPHFQYLRSFQCTAEEAKDISRGKEIPIDIFQPGDTVSVAGTSKGKGFAGVVKRHHFHGHPSSHGHKDSGRAPGSIGAGGVQRVFKGTRMAGRMGGERVSVKKLKVVRIEPEQGLMYVKGALPGARNSLVIIQG
- the rpsJ gene encoding 30S ribosomal protein S10, with protein sequence MALLQPTTHAKTAKPVEKEVEGPQRIRIKIKAYDHKIADQSTRTIIETAERTGAQLKGPVPLPTEKTKYTTIRSAFVHKNSREQYEIRVHKRLIDIIDPKPKTVDELMNLNLPAGVDVEIKML
- the tuf gene encoding elongation factor Tu, producing the protein MAGKYERTKPHINVGTIGHVDHGKTTLTAAMLKVLKVAGFNAQEKGVDQIDNAPEEKARGITINTAHVEYETAKRHYAHIDCPGHADYVKNMITGAAQMDGAILVVSAADGPMPQTREHILLARQVGVPYIIVFLNKVDQVDDKDLVDLVEEEVRELLKKYEFPGETTPIIRGSALKALEEANAGNKDGENFKAVLKLAETLDEYIPEPVRAVDQPFLMPIEDIFSIEGRGTVVTGRVERGVIKVNEEVEVVGLRETQKTVITGIEMFNKSLDEGRAGDNAGCLMRGLKKEDVERGQVIAKPGTTTPHTEFEGQVYILSKDEGGRHTPFFKGYKPQFYIRTTDVTGEVILPEGTEMVMPGDTVQIKVVLQKAVALEEKQRFAIREGGHTVGAGAVIKIYK